A window of the Methanoregula sp. genome harbors these coding sequences:
- a CDS encoding glutamine amidotransferase family protein has translation MCGIIGVIDRRRQLMDGGKIRDSLAMMDERGSGEGAGYVAYGIYPDYKDYYALHVFFDNIRENKGALDTLLEKWGTIVHDEQIKTYEQPNIRKVHTPWRYFFRPDRSLMPKSTTPDEDIVTHLVMKVNAEKNGALIFSSGKNLGVFKAAGWPEDVANFYRIEDYKGYLWLAHNRYPTNTSGWWGGAHPFNLLNWSVVHNGEITSYGTNRRYIESYGYKCTMYTDTEVVAYLVDLLVRKHGLSEKMAVRALAPPFWEDIDRMPQKEQELNRAIRLTYGPALMNGPFAICVANENALVGFTDRIKLRPLVSGESGDRLYISSEEAAIRRIDPDVENITMPKAGEPVIGRVYS, from the coding sequence ATGTGTGGTATAATTGGTGTAATTGACAGGCGCCGCCAGCTCATGGATGGCGGGAAGATCAGGGATTCGCTCGCCATGATGGATGAGCGGGGGAGCGGCGAAGGTGCCGGATATGTCGCATACGGTATATACCCGGATTACAAGGACTACTATGCCCTGCATGTATTCTTTGACAATATCCGCGAGAACAAGGGAGCCCTTGATACCCTGCTTGAGAAATGGGGTACGATTGTACACGATGAGCAGATCAAAACGTATGAACAGCCCAATATCCGGAAAGTCCACACCCCCTGGAGGTATTTCTTCCGTCCTGACCGCAGCCTGATGCCCAAAAGTACCACACCTGATGAAGATATCGTCACCCATCTGGTCATGAAGGTGAACGCAGAGAAGAACGGTGCGCTGATCTTCTCTTCAGGAAAAAACCTTGGCGTCTTCAAAGCAGCCGGCTGGCCGGAAGATGTGGCAAATTTTTACCGGATTGAGGATTACAAGGGATATCTCTGGCTTGCCCATAACCGGTACCCGACCAATACTTCCGGCTGGTGGGGAGGAGCGCATCCTTTCAATCTCCTCAACTGGAGTGTGGTGCATAACGGGGAGATCACCTCTTATGGTACAAACCGGCGCTACATTGAGAGTTATGGCTACAAGTGCACCATGTACACGGATACCGAAGTTGTTGCTTACCTCGTGGATCTGCTTGTACGGAAACACGGGCTCTCTGAGAAAATGGCCGTGCGGGCACTGGCCCCCCCCTTCTGGGAAGACATTGACCGGATGCCGCAAAAAGAACAGGAACTCAACCGGGCGATACGTCTCACGTATGGTCCTGCACTCATGAACGGTCCGTTTGCAATCTGTGTTGCGAACGAAAATGCACTGGTGGGATTCACGGACCGTATCAAACTCCGCCCCCTTGTCAGCGGGGAATCCGGAGACCGCCTCTACATCTCCAGCGAAGAAGCTGCAATACGGAGGATCGATCCGGATGTTGAGAACATCACCATGCCAAAAGCCGGCGAGCCGGTGATCGGGAGGGTGTACTCATGA
- a CDS encoding P-II family nitrogen regulator, which translates to MKMIKAIIKPERFEFVKKALEDKGFNGMTITEVKGRGEQKGITLEYRGGQMIVDLLPKIQLEIVVRDTDVDNLIATITDSARTGKIGDGKIFVLPVEKSIRIRTGETET; encoded by the coding sequence ATGAAAATGATAAAAGCAATCATCAAACCGGAACGATTCGAGTTCGTAAAAAAGGCACTTGAGGACAAAGGTTTCAACGGTATGACCATCACCGAGGTGAAGGGAAGGGGCGAACAGAAGGGAATCACCCTGGAATACCGGGGGGGCCAGATGATCGTTGATCTCCTGCCTAAGATACAGCTTGAGATCGTTGTCCGGGACACCGATGTCGACAACCTCATCGCCACCATTACCGATTCAGCACGAACCGGAAAGATTGGCGATGGCAAGATTTTTGTCCTGCCGGTCGAGAAGTCGATCCGGATCCGGACCGGAGAGACTGAAACATAA
- a CDS encoding ammonium transporter — MAMDTGVTVWLMVSAMLVMLMTPGVGLFYGGLVRKKNFISMLALSFVVLALVSIHWVLIGYSLAFGPDIGGIIGNLDYLGLNGVSADAGSGTYPPLVFMAFQLFFASVTVTIVTSAVAERIKFSSFLVFVIVWLTLVYCPLAHWAWGGGWAQQLGLIDFAGGTVVEICSGFAALALALVIKNRAGYGEYAFEPHNIPMALIGAALLWFGWFGFNAGSALAVNGVAATAFITTNTAAAAGALAWMFVSWYHGKPSSLGMVSGAIAGMVAITPAAGFVSPLVSILIGAVAGVLCYGMMLLRVRKRCDESLDAWAIHGMGGLWGTLATGIFAAAAIGGFSGLIEGNVHQFMVNAFCAVAAMVFAFVMTYIIATVINHVMGLRVSESEEYVGLDICQHGERV, encoded by the coding sequence ATGGCTATGGATACTGGTGTTACAGTCTGGCTCATGGTCTCGGCAATGCTTGTTATGCTGATGACCCCCGGAGTCGGGCTTTTTTATGGCGGATTAGTAAGAAAGAAGAATTTTATTTCGATGCTTGCCCTCTCGTTTGTAGTGCTCGCCCTGGTGAGTATCCACTGGGTTTTGATAGGGTACTCGCTTGCATTCGGTCCTGACATCGGCGGAATTATTGGCAATCTGGATTACCTGGGGCTCAATGGGGTCAGCGCGGATGCAGGATCCGGGACATACCCCCCGCTGGTATTTATGGCGTTCCAGCTCTTTTTTGCCTCAGTCACCGTGACAATTGTTACTTCAGCGGTTGCCGAACGTATCAAGTTCTCATCGTTCCTCGTTTTTGTTATTGTATGGCTTACACTCGTATACTGTCCCCTTGCACACTGGGCATGGGGCGGGGGATGGGCACAACAACTGGGCCTTATCGATTTTGCCGGGGGAACGGTTGTTGAGATCTGTTCGGGTTTTGCAGCTCTTGCACTGGCACTGGTCATTAAAAACCGGGCCGGATATGGCGAGTATGCCTTTGAACCCCACAACATTCCAATGGCACTTATCGGCGCAGCTCTTTTGTGGTTTGGCTGGTTTGGGTTCAATGCAGGAAGTGCCCTTGCAGTAAACGGTGTCGCTGCAACAGCATTCATCACGACAAACACTGCTGCAGCGGCGGGTGCGCTGGCTTGGATGTTTGTCAGCTGGTATCACGGAAAACCCAGTTCGCTCGGCATGGTGAGTGGGGCAATTGCAGGAATGGTTGCGATAACACCGGCAGCCGGTTTTGTCAGCCCACTGGTTTCAATCCTTATTGGAGCAGTTGCCGGAGTACTCTGTTATGGCATGATGCTCCTCCGTGTCAGGAAAAGATGTGACGAAAGTCTTGATGCATGGGCCATCCATGGTATGGGGGGTCTCTGGGGTACCCTGGCAACCGGCATTTTTGCTGCGGCAGCAATCGGGGGATTTTCAGGTTTGATTGAAGGCAATGTCCACCAGTTTATGGTGAATGCATTTTGTGCGGTTGCGGCAATGGTATTTGCCTTTGTCATGACGTACATTATTGCAACCGTCATTAACCATGTGATGGGTTTGAGAGTCAGCGAAAGTGAAGAGTATGTGGGTCTCGATATCTGCCAGCATGGAGAGCGAGTCTGA
- a CDS encoding nucleotidyltransferase domain-containing protein gives MTDSALSRIIDVIVRTLDPDTIILFGSRARGDAREDSDFDICVLKDGITQRRPLARKLYRALYGVGVPVELIVEASDIFSKNKDNPYLIYRDIARDGKIIYEKPHAG, from the coding sequence ATGACGGACTCGGCACTTTCACGGATCATCGATGTCATTGTCCGTACGCTCGACCCGGATACCATCATCCTGTTCGGATCGCGTGCACGAGGAGACGCACGGGAAGATTCCGATTTCGACATCTGCGTCTTGAAAGACGGTATTACCCAAAGGCGCCCGCTGGCACGCAAACTGTATCGTGCGCTCTATGGCGTAGGCGTCCCGGTTGAACTGATTGTGGAAGCCTCGGATATATTCTCGAAAAACAAGGATAACCCGTATCTCATCTATCGTGACATTGCCCGGGACGGAAAGATCATTTATGAAAAACCGCACGCTGGTTGA
- a CDS encoding HEPN domain-containing protein, with amino-acid sequence MKNRTLVEQWLSRAQSNLDRARAGKVRETILYEDLCFDCQQAVEKSLKALLVAEDQESPHTHIIARLLETLEQGGVKIPEDVKSAVDLTEYAVHTRYPGLYEPVTAEEFQEALAVAERVHEWVNTLLKSLAGN; translated from the coding sequence ATGAAAAACCGCACGCTGGTTGAACAATGGCTCAGCCGTGCTCAAAGTAATCTTGACCGGGCACGGGCAGGAAAGGTACGGGAGACCATTCTGTACGAAGACCTCTGTTTTGATTGCCAGCAGGCTGTAGAGAAATCGCTCAAAGCATTGCTGGTGGCAGAAGACCAGGAGAGCCCGCATACCCATATCATCGCCCGCCTGCTTGAAACTCTTGAACAGGGCGGTGTGAAAATTCCTGAGGATGTGAAATCTGCCGTAGACCTCACCGAGTATGCGGTTCACACCCGTTATCCCGGACTCTATGAACCGGTCACTGCTGAAGAGTTCCAGGAAGCACTGGCAGTAGCTGAGCGAGTGCATGAATGGGTGAATACCCTGCTCAAATCACTGGCAGGCAACTAA
- a CDS encoding Coenzyme F420 hydrogenase/dehydrogenase, beta subunit C-terminal domain gives MALKTYLDLKSEVWDTGKCSGCGACVAVCPADALSFDEGEMVLAPKSNGYCKQATDSVSCGACYSVCPRIGEQPAVTLGKYLELTCAKSAFEVPHKQSGGAVTAILANALDQGLIDAIVTVTEDRWTLKPSSVIITKSDVLVQQAGSRYSWWVPLLAALKHAVVERKFKRIAVIGVPCAVQAVARMRESDNDLLKPYGNAIRLVIGLFCTETFDYTALIQGKLRTDYKLEPHEIKKLDVKGKLEVLKQDGTTTIVPLAELETCIRKGCHYCTDLTAVLSDISAGAIGSPAGTTTLIIRTPAGKGFIDSAVQNHTLILTPGVDTAPIEKLASAKIKKNAKR, from the coding sequence ATGGCACTCAAAACTTATCTCGATTTAAAAAGCGAGGTCTGGGATACGGGCAAATGTTCAGGCTGCGGTGCCTGCGTGGCGGTCTGCCCGGCCGATGCCCTCTCCTTTGATGAGGGGGAGATGGTTCTTGCCCCGAAAAGCAACGGGTACTGCAAACAGGCAACCGACAGCGTGAGCTGCGGGGCGTGTTATTCGGTATGTCCGCGCATCGGGGAACAACCCGCAGTGACTCTCGGGAAGTATCTCGAACTCACCTGTGCGAAATCAGCCTTTGAAGTCCCGCATAAACAGAGCGGGGGGGCAGTCACGGCGATCCTTGCCAATGCCCTTGACCAGGGACTTATCGATGCCATTGTGACGGTCACAGAAGATCGCTGGACCCTTAAACCATCATCAGTCATCATCACGAAATCCGATGTACTCGTGCAGCAGGCCGGCAGCCGCTACAGCTGGTGGGTGCCCCTCCTTGCTGCGCTCAAGCATGCAGTCGTTGAACGAAAATTCAAGAGAATCGCGGTCATTGGTGTTCCCTGTGCAGTGCAGGCAGTTGCACGCATGCGGGAGAGCGATAATGATCTGCTCAAACCGTACGGGAATGCAATCCGGCTTGTCATCGGTTTGTTCTGCACCGAGACATTCGATTACACTGCGCTCATCCAGGGAAAACTCCGCACCGATTATAAGTTGGAGCCCCATGAGATCAAAAAACTGGATGTAAAAGGAAAACTCGAAGTCCTCAAACAGGATGGAACAACAACTATTGTGCCGCTCGCGGAACTGGAAACCTGCATCCGCAAAGGCTGCCACTACTGCACGGACCTCACCGCTGTGCTGTCAGATATTTCCGCAGGTGCGATCGGAAGCCCCGCGGGTACCACCACCCTGATCATCCGCACTCCTGCCGGCAAAGGATTCATTGACAGTGCCGTGCAGAACCACACACTTATCCTGACTCCGGGGGTCGATACTGCTCCAATCGAGAAGCTGGCGTCGGCTAAAATTAAGAAAAATGCAAAAAGATGA
- a CDS encoding glutamine synthetase family protein, with the protein MSADVTKMLKKIEADKVKFIRLQFTDIQGMPKNVAIPSIQAEKALTEGIWFDGSSVEGFARIEESDMILKPDPATYAVLPWRPQEGKVARFICDVQTYGNKPFDGDPRYILRKTMAEAAKMGYTFNTGPELEFFLFKMYDGVPTTEFEDHGAYFDLAPTDSAEDVRRDVVLALSDMGFEIEASHHEVADSQHEIDFKYGDALTTADRVITFKFATKSIALQYGLHASFMAKPIAGINGSGMHTHGSLSKNGKNAFFDANAELQISDTAMYYIGGLLKHAKAITRVANPTINSYKRLVPGYEAPCYLSWSAANRSALVRVPAARGNSTRAEFRSPDPMCNPYLTFACMLAAGLDGIKNKIMPPESTNTNIYHLNAKDRKRLHIEMLPASLAEANAAMLKDEVICKTLGDHVVENLTRIAEMETDAFRLAVHPWELDRYLATY; encoded by the coding sequence ATGTCAGCAGACGTAACGAAGATGCTCAAGAAAATTGAGGCGGACAAAGTCAAATTCATTCGTCTCCAGTTCACGGATATCCAGGGGATGCCAAAAAATGTTGCTATCCCTTCCATCCAGGCTGAAAAAGCCCTTACGGAAGGTATCTGGTTTGATGGATCATCTGTTGAAGGATTCGCACGGATTGAAGAATCCGATATGATCCTAAAACCGGACCCGGCAACGTATGCCGTCCTCCCGTGGAGACCGCAGGAAGGAAAGGTCGCCCGGTTTATCTGCGATGTGCAGACGTACGGAAACAAGCCTTTTGACGGGGACCCCCGGTACATCCTGCGCAAGACCATGGCTGAAGCCGCAAAGATGGGGTATACCTTCAACACCGGACCTGAACTTGAGTTTTTCCTGTTCAAGATGTACGATGGTGTGCCCACTACGGAGTTTGAAGATCATGGGGCTTACTTTGATCTCGCACCTACCGATTCAGCAGAAGATGTCCGGCGCGATGTTGTCCTTGCCCTGAGTGACATGGGATTCGAGATCGAAGCATCCCACCACGAAGTCGCTGACAGCCAGCACGAGATTGATTTCAAATATGGTGATGCGCTCACCACCGCTGACCGTGTGATCACGTTCAAATTTGCAACCAAGTCGATTGCCCTGCAGTATGGGCTCCATGCATCATTCATGGCAAAGCCGATTGCCGGTATCAACGGCAGCGGGATGCACACCCACGGGTCACTTTCCAAGAACGGTAAGAATGCATTCTTTGATGCCAATGCTGAACTTCAGATCTCCGATACCGCGATGTACTACATTGGCGGTCTCTTAAAGCATGCAAAGGCAATCACGCGTGTCGCCAATCCGACTATCAACTCCTACAAGCGTCTCGTTCCGGGTTATGAAGCACCCTGTTATCTTTCCTGGAGTGCCGCCAACCGTTCTGCCCTTGTCCGGGTTCCCGCAGCCCGCGGCAACAGCACCCGTGCAGAATTCCGCAGCCCTGATCCGATGTGCAACCCGTACCTTACCTTTGCCTGCATGCTCGCAGCAGGTCTTGACGGGATCAAGAATAAGATCATGCCACCGGAATCAACGAATACCAACATCTATCACCTCAATGCAAAAGACAGGAAGAGACTTCATATCGAAATGCTCCCCGCAAGCCTTGCTGAAGCGAATGCTGCAATGCTTAAGGATGAGGTCATCTGCAAGACTCTTGGCGACCATGTTGTTGAGAACTTAACCCGTATTGCAGAGATGGAAACCGATGCCTTCCGGCTCGCAGTTCACCCGTGGGAACTGGACCGTTACCTGGCAACATACTAA
- a CDS encoding response regulator, translating into MSAEDKKIKILVVEDEKLIALDIQESLMKLGYDVPGIAISGEGALDAVQKEKPDIVLMDIYLGGSLDGIQAAKIIRDRDNLPVIYLTAYSDTDTLKKACDTTPYGYLLKPFDGQQARASIEMALGKHAVEEKLKYSERTKNVLLNATPDSLFLINGEGVIIALNKAMAKRIGKPVKEILGLHYLDPLISAVIPVKKEDIDATIQLKAPSHEEKEYNGRWFDVSIYPVNEQPGRTSDFAVYCHDITPHKEAIENQLRIAKLESLGLLAGGIAHQFNNILTKVLGNISLVQSLINDSGEASLRLSSAAEEVYQARQLTGRLLTFSRGGEPVRKITDIVPLIEGAVQHAVSDAAFTVHYSIDKPLPKAFIDTTQIIEALFQILENAVHSMQKGGAIHIGVHKDTVAVTTPMLKSGEYLVITVKDEGTGIHAENLGKVFDIYFTTRSGRHGLGLPIALSIIRRHGGDIRFTSEPGKGTTVKILIPVAEPEMPRERVKKSAIHVLIMDDEFAICDIASTFLTKKGYVVTTASRGEDAIEMYQSAMKSPHPVDVVILDLIIPAGLGGVETLDFLKRVDSGVRAIVSSGYSDDPVMANPRRYGFAGILPKPYRLSDLDATIREFALVKPPG; encoded by the coding sequence ATGAGTGCTGAAGACAAAAAAATAAAAATTCTTGTTGTTGAGGATGAGAAGCTTATAGCCCTTGATATCCAGGAAAGCCTTATGAAACTCGGTTATGATGTTCCTGGTATCGCCATCAGTGGGGAGGGCGCTCTTGACGCGGTGCAGAAGGAAAAACCAGACATTGTCCTTATGGACATCTATCTTGGGGGAAGCCTCGATGGAATTCAGGCAGCAAAGATTATCCGGGATCGCGATAACCTCCCCGTTATCTACCTCACCGCCTATTCCGACACGGATACTCTGAAAAAAGCCTGTGATACAACACCTTACGGATACCTGCTCAAACCTTTTGATGGCCAGCAGGCCCGGGCCAGCATTGAGATGGCACTCGGTAAGCATGCAGTTGAGGAAAAACTGAAGTACAGCGAACGAACAAAAAACGTTCTTCTGAATGCCACCCCTGACTCACTCTTCTTAATTAATGGAGAGGGGGTAATCATTGCACTCAATAAGGCAATGGCGAAGCGGATTGGAAAGCCCGTCAAAGAGATTCTTGGGTTACACTATCTTGACCCGCTGATATCTGCCGTAATTCCGGTCAAAAAAGAGGATATCGATGCCACGATCCAATTAAAAGCACCATCCCATGAGGAAAAGGAGTACAACGGGAGATGGTTTGATGTCAGCATATACCCGGTTAATGAACAACCGGGGAGAACTTCTGACTTCGCTGTTTATTGTCACGATATCACGCCCCATAAGGAAGCGATTGAAAACCAGCTCAGGATAGCAAAACTGGAATCCCTCGGTCTTCTCGCCGGGGGAATAGCACACCAGTTCAACAATATTCTCACCAAGGTACTGGGGAATATCTCCCTTGTACAATCCCTGATCAATGACTCAGGGGAAGCGTCTTTACGTCTGTCATCTGCAGCAGAGGAAGTATACCAGGCCCGCCAGCTGACTGGCAGGCTTCTCACGTTCTCCCGTGGGGGCGAACCCGTCCGGAAGATTACCGATATTGTTCCTCTTATTGAAGGTGCTGTACAGCACGCAGTCTCTGATGCAGCATTCACCGTTCACTATTCCATTGATAAACCTCTGCCAAAAGCGTTTATTGACACTACCCAGATCATCGAAGCATTATTCCAGATCCTGGAAAATGCGGTCCATTCCATGCAAAAAGGCGGGGCAATACATATTGGCGTGCACAAAGATACTGTCGCGGTCACCACACCGATGCTCAAGAGCGGGGAGTATCTTGTCATCACGGTTAAAGATGAGGGAACAGGTATCCATGCGGAAAATCTGGGCAAGGTATTCGATATTTATTTCACAACCCGAAGTGGAAGACATGGACTCGGTCTGCCGATTGCACTCTCCATCATCCGCCGGCATGGGGGGGACATCAGGTTCACTTCGGAACCCGGAAAAGGAACTACCGTGAAGATCTTAATCCCGGTTGCGGAACCAGAAATGCCGAGGGAACGTGTGAAAAAATCAGCAATTCATGTGCTTATCATGGACGATGAATTTGCAATATGTGACATCGCCTCCACTTTCTTAACGAAGAAAGGTTATGTTGTAACTACGGCATCCCGGGGTGAGGATGCGATTGAGATGTACCAGTCCGCGATGAAAAGCCCTCACCCGGTTGATGTAGTCATCCTTGACCTCATCATTCCTGCCGGGCTTGGAGGAGTAGAGACTCTGGATTTCTTAAAGCGAGTGGACTCCGGGGTCCGGGCTATTGTCTCAAGCGGCTACTCTGATGATCCGGTCATGGCCAATCCCCGGCGTTACGGTTTTGCCGGGATCCTTCCCAAACCGTACCGGCTTTCCGATCTTGATGCAACTATCAGGGAGTTTGCCTTGGTAAAGCCTCCGGGTTAG
- a CDS encoding ammonium transporter, producing the protein MAIDTGATAWILASTALVMLMTPAVGFFYGGLVRRKNLISMITLSFVAFALVSIQWVVIGYSLAFGNDPANSLNGFIGNLQYLGLNNVGMDPGPYSTAIPGLLFMVFQLVFATVTMAIVTSGFAERIKFSAYLVFALLWTTIVYDPLAHWVWGGGWAAQFGALDFAGGTVVHISSGFAALALALVIGKRVGFGKYSMEPNNIPLTILGAALLWFGWFGFNAGSALGANGLAAQAFVTTNTAAAAGAMAWLLVSWLYGKPSSLGLVSGAIAGLVAITPAAGYVTPMAAILIGAIGGVICYGMLLFRMKKGLDESLDAWAIHGMGGLWGALATGIFAVAAVNGASGLLEGNVHQFVANAAGAFAAVIYAFVVTYILAVIIDKTIGLRVKEEEEYVGLDISQHGERC; encoded by the coding sequence ATGGCAATTGATACTGGAGCAACTGCATGGATCCTCGCTTCAACGGCGCTCGTGATGCTTATGACGCCAGCGGTGGGATTCTTCTATGGGGGGCTCGTGCGCAGGAAAAATCTGATCTCCATGATCACCCTGTCGTTCGTCGCCTTTGCCCTTGTAAGTATCCAGTGGGTAGTGATAGGGTACTCACTGGCGTTTGGAAATGATCCGGCTAATTCCCTCAACGGGTTTATCGGCAACCTGCAATACCTCGGGCTTAACAATGTGGGAATGGACCCCGGCCCTTACAGCACCGCTATACCCGGACTGCTGTTCATGGTATTCCAGCTCGTTTTTGCCACGGTAACGATGGCAATTGTGACTTCGGGTTTTGCAGAGCGTATTAAATTCAGTGCATATCTCGTGTTTGCACTTCTCTGGACCACGATCGTGTACGATCCCCTGGCCCACTGGGTGTGGGGTGGAGGTTGGGCTGCACAGTTCGGTGCGCTTGACTTTGCCGGTGGAACGGTCGTTCACATCAGCTCAGGATTTGCTGCACTTGCTCTTGCCCTGGTCATCGGAAAACGTGTTGGTTTTGGCAAGTATTCCATGGAACCCAACAACATCCCGTTAACGATCCTTGGCGCTGCCCTGCTCTGGTTCGGCTGGTTCGGGTTTAATGCGGGTAGTGCGCTTGGCGCAAACGGACTTGCAGCCCAGGCATTTGTGACCACAAACACCGCAGCAGCAGCAGGTGCAATGGCCTGGCTCCTCGTCAGCTGGCTTTATGGAAAACCCAGTTCGCTGGGGTTAGTCAGCGGCGCAATAGCCGGTCTTGTCGCAATCACGCCGGCAGCAGGGTATGTGACCCCGATGGCAGCGATTCTCATTGGTGCGATTGGCGGTGTGATATGCTATGGTATGCTGCTCTTCCGCATGAAAAAAGGTCTCGATGAGAGCCTCGATGCATGGGCGATTCATGGTATGGGTGGTCTCTGGGGAGCACTCGCAACAGGTATCTTTGCTGTCGCAGCAGTCAACGGTGCATCCGGCCTGCTTGAGGGGAACGTTCACCAGTTCGTTGCCAATGCGGCAGGTGCATTCGCGGCGGTCATCTACGCGTTTGTCGTCACCTACATCCTTGCAGTCATCATCGACAAAACTATTGGTCTGCGGGTCAAAGAGGAAGAAGAGTATGTCGGCCTTGATATCTCCCAGCACGGGGAGCGCTGCTGA
- a CDS encoding glutamate synthase-related protein encodes MSIGSTPLKFKVSIDPDRCMSCGRCVENCSYGVYRKEGDDIKINSRNCVACHRCLAFCPRDAIDIEEKPNDYRSHPLWTREVREAIFNQAKTGKIILAGMGNAKPYPVIFDRLVLDACQVTNPSIDPLREPMELRTYIGKKPSKLTLRELPDGDVELVTRLTPNLQIETPIMIGHMSYGAISLNAQTALAKAVSRIGTFMGTGEGGLHESLYPYQKNMIVQVASGRFGVDINYLERGAAIEIKIGQGAKPGIGGHLPGEKVCADVSCTRMIPEGSDAISPAPHHDIYSIEDLKQLVRGLKEATEWKKPVFVKIAAVHNSSAIAAGIARSSADAVVIDGFRGGTGAAPRVFRDNVGIPVEAAVASVDAKLRQQGIRHKVSIIASGGIRESADVAKIICLGADAVYIGTSALVAMGCRVCGTCYRGNCAWGIATQKPELVKRLDPETNSVQVENLIHGWTLELAELMGAAGINSIESLRGNRDRLRGYMLDEGLMEVLDVKTVGA; translated from the coding sequence ATGAGCATCGGGAGCACACCTCTCAAATTCAAAGTATCCATCGATCCTGACCGCTGTATGTCCTGCGGACGCTGTGTGGAAAACTGCTCGTACGGTGTCTACCGGAAAGAAGGAGACGATATAAAGATAAATTCCCGGAACTGTGTTGCCTGCCACCGCTGTCTTGCCTTCTGTCCGCGTGATGCGATCGATATTGAGGAAAAACCCAATGATTACCGGAGCCACCCGCTCTGGACCCGGGAAGTCAGGGAAGCGATCTTCAACCAGGCAAAAACCGGCAAAATTATCCTCGCAGGAATGGGAAATGCAAAACCCTACCCGGTCATCTTTGACCGGCTGGTGCTGGATGCCTGCCAGGTGACCAACCCGAGCATCGATCCCCTGCGTGAGCCCATGGAGCTGCGCACCTATATCGGGAAGAAACCTTCGAAGCTCACGTTAAGGGAGCTCCCGGATGGCGATGTCGAGCTCGTAACCAGACTCACCCCCAACCTCCAGATCGAGACCCCCATCATGATCGGGCACATGAGTTACGGAGCCATCAGCTTAAACGCCCAGACGGCGCTTGCAAAAGCCGTGAGCCGGATAGGTACTTTCATGGGAACCGGTGAAGGCGGTCTTCATGAGTCCCTCTACCCGTACCAGAAGAATATGATTGTACAGGTAGCATCGGGCCGGTTTGGCGTGGATATAAATTATCTTGAACGCGGAGCTGCCATTGAGATCAAGATCGGCCAGGGAGCAAAACCGGGCATTGGCGGGCACCTGCCGGGCGAGAAGGTCTGTGCTGATGTGTCTTGTACCCGTATGATCCCGGAAGGAAGCGACGCGATCAGCCCCGCCCCGCACCACGATATTTACAGTATCGAGGATCTCAAGCAGCTGGTACGCGGCCTCAAAGAAGCAACCGAATGGAAAAAACCGGTCTTTGTAAAGATCGCCGCCGTCCACAATTCATCTGCGATTGCTGCGGGGATTGCACGTTCCTCTGCTGATGCTGTCGTTATAGACGGGTTCCGTGGCGGAACCGGTGCAGCCCCCCGGGTCTTCCGGGATAACGTGGGTATCCCGGTTGAAGCCGCGGTTGCCAGCGTTGATGCCAAACTCCGCCAGCAGGGTATCCGGCACAAAGTCTCCATCATTGCAAGCGGCGGTATCCGCGAGAGTGCTGATGTAGCGAAGATCATATGTCTTGGTGCAGATGCCGTGTACATTGGCACTTCCGCACTGGTTGCCATGGGTTGCCGGGTCTGCGGCACCTGCTACCGGGGCAACTGTGCATGGGGTATTGCCACCCAGAAACCTGAACTGGTGAAGAGACTTGATCCCGAAACCAATTCCGTGCAGGTAGAAAATCTCATCCACGGGTGGACGCTTGAACTGGCAGAACTCATGGGGGCTGCCGGCATCAACAGTATCGAAAGCCTGCGGGGCAACCGCGACCGGCTCCGGGGTTACATGCTTGACGAAGGCCTGATGGAAGTCCTTGATGTCAAGACCGTGGGGGCGTAA